From Carya illinoinensis cultivar Pawnee chromosome 5, C.illinoinensisPawnee_v1, whole genome shotgun sequence, one genomic window encodes:
- the LOC122310957 gene encoding protein LNK1 isoform X1 has protein sequence MSDVYMCELEDNLWDDFGGSDDHIVPHHGNECEDRIAVQGDSCKKPQGVGIGVASNAANETKYGTRGKEERSSPILTKKDTMLEKDSWSQTPDGMFPSSCDGDSLNGVTIMESDDTRMPSHCLKSEKIDSGGSEFCVDDSILGEKCAAVENNLYCYPLSNISQTDNDLSFLDNECEGEESNDLLSSWWPNIENFEDVDRMFRSCDSSFGLGSLSNEDDLCWFSSSHAAEVSEDALKSDKFIGHEASIFKSISECDETSSPKSACLPINYPNKKSVSIRGEMNSYTSHIDDPASLGQLSFLNGSDTKTEHRDDLMPKEQRNVHRKKSKNQSQMERKRKDRYLENGDSFHYYGKHADLGHHYGDSLCEVFSPPGNHQHKQNVGPDTSCYIRTQIPCMHLECSHPSDKVSVCPAPLGNKFENSGHAYSPKESSYASNPVQSMESSHCPSFEVPAKTVNEKRDQLCQDLQTPTTRKFKNVDMSAPMEFCHPVSAHKQVQHSENEVEVHSEIEGVSVGIPTDLDSSNVQESSCMSSVVDEISLEATNFRQLQKVMEKLDIRTKLCIRDSLYRLARSAEQRHNCANLIGGNGDGRDASRALAFQETNKCTGFVDMETGTNPIDRSIAHLLFHRPSDASVMPTNNTVSLRSQGSIHGSDNSPPVMAETQVLQEDSVASADKKC, from the exons ATGTCAGATGTGTACATGTGTGAG CTTGAAGATAATTTGTGGGATGACTTTGGTGGGAGTGACGATCATATAGTGCCTCATCATGGCAATGAATGTGAGGATCGAATTGCTGTACAGGGTGATAGCTGTAAGAAGCCACAAGGTGTAGGAATTGGTGTTGCAAGTAATGCTGCCAATGAAACTAAATATGGTACACGAGGCAAGGAGGAAAGGAGTTCACCAATATTGACCAAGAAAGACACGATGTTGGAAAAGGATTCATGGTCTCAAACACCTGATGGCATGTTTCCTTCTTCATGTGATGGCGACTCGCTTAATGGAGTAACAATTATGGAATCTGATGATACGAGGATGCCCAGCCATTGTTTAAAAAGTGAGAAGATAGATTCTGGTGGCAGTGAGTTTTGTGTGGATGATTCTATCTTGGGTGAGAAGTGTGCTGCAGTTGAGAACAACTTGTACTGTTATCCACTCAGTAACATATCCCAAACAGATAATGATCTGAGTTTTTTAGACAATGAATGTGAAGGCGAAGAAAGCAATGATCTCTTATCCAGTTGGTGGCCGAATATAGAAAATTTTGAGGATGTTGACAGGATGTTTAG AAGTTGTGATTCAAGTTTTGGGCTAGggtcacttagtaatgaagacGATTTGTGCTGGTTCTCATCTTCACATGCTGCTGAAGTATCTGAAGATGCATTGAAATCTGACAAGTTTATAGGTCATGAGGCAAGCATCTTCAAAAGTATTTCAGAATGTGATGAAACGTCCAGTCCAAAAAGTGCATGTCTTCCGATCAATTATCCCAACAAGAAAAGTGTTTCTATACGTGGTGAAATGAATTCTTATACTTCACATATTGACGACCCTGCTTCCCTTGGTCAGTTATCATTTCTGAATGGGTCTGATACGAAAACTGAGCATAGGGATGACTTAATGCCTAAAGAACAG AGGAATGTGCATAGAAAGAAGTCCAAGAACCAGAgccaaatggaaagaaaaaggaaagatcgATATCTGGAAAATGGTGATTCTTTTCACTATTATGGTAAACATGCGGATCTGGGTCATCACTATGGAGACTCATTGTGTGAAGTTTTTTCTCCCCCTGGAAATCATCAACATAAGCAAAACGTAGGACCTGATACTTCGTGTTATATTCGGACACAGATACCCTGTATGCACCTGGAATGTAGTCATCCTTCAGATAAAGTTTCAGTTTGTCCAGCTCCATTAGGTAACAAATTTGAAAACAGTGGCCATGCATATTCTCCCAAGGAGTCTTCCTATGCATCAAATCCAGTCCAGTCCATGGAGAGCTCTCATTGCCCTTCATTTGAGGTTCCAGCAAAAACAGTCAATGAAAAGAGAGACCAGCTATGCCAGGATTTACAAACTCCTACGACTAGGAAGTTTAAAAATGTTGATATGTCTGCTCCGATGGAATTTTGTCATCCTGTTTCAGCTCATAAGCAAGTTCAGCACTCTGAAAATGAGGTTGAAGTTCATAGTGAAATCGAAGGAGTTAGTGTAGGAATTCCTACAGACTTGGATTCTTCAAATGTACAGGAGAGCTCTTGCATGAGCtctgtggtggatgaaatctcaCTAGAAGCGACTAATTTTCGCCAGCTTCAAAAAGTGATGGAAAAG TTGGATATCAGGACTAAACTGTGTATAAGGGATAGTCTGTACCGCTTGGCTAGGAGTGCTGAGCAAAGGCATAATTGTGCAAATTTGATTGGTGGCAATGGAGATGGCAGAGATGCAAGTAGAGCACTGGCATTTCAAGAAACAAACAA GTGCACTGGATTTGTGGATATGGAAACGGGTACCAATCCCATAGATCGCTCTATAGCACACCTACTGTTTCACAGGCCCTCTGATGCATCCGTAATGCCTACCAACAATACCGTCTCTCTTAGGTCTCAAGGCTCG ATTCATGGGTCTGATAATAGTCCACCTGTGATGGCTGAGACACAAGTTCTCCAGGAAGATAGTGTTGCCAGTGCAGATAAAAAATGCTGA
- the LOC122310957 gene encoding protein LNK1 isoform X2 yields the protein MSDVYMCELEDNLWDDFGGSDDHIVPHHGNECEDRIAVQGDSCKKPQGVGIGVASNAANETKYGTRGKEERSSPILTKKDTMLEKDSWSQTPDGMFPSSCDGDSLNGVTIMESDDTRMPSHCLKSEKIDSGGSEFCVDDSILGEKCAAVENNLYCYPLSNISQTDNDLSFLDNECEGEESNDLLSSWWPNIENFEDVDRMFRSCDSSFGLGSLSNEDDLCWFSSSHAAEVSEDALKSDKFIGHEASIFKSISECDETSSPKSACLPINYPNKKSVSIRGEMNSYTSHIDDPASLGQLSFLNGSDTKTEHRDDLMPKEQRNVHRKKSKNQSQMERKRKDRYLENGDSFHYYGKHADLGHHYGDSLCEVFSPPGNHQHKQNVGPDTSCYIRTQIPCMHLECSHPSDKVSVCPAPLGNKFENSGHAYSPKESSYASNPVQSMESSHCPSFEVPAKTVNEKRDQLCQDLQTPTTRKFKNVDMSAPMEFCHPVSAHKQVQHSENEVEVHSEIEGVSVGIPTDLDSSNVQESSCMSSVVDEISLEATNFRQLQKVMEKLDIRTKLCIRDSLYRLARSAEQRHNCANLIGGNGDGRDASRALAFQETKCTGFVDMETGTNPIDRSIAHLLFHRPSDASVMPTNNTVSLRSQGSIHGSDNSPPVMAETQVLQEDSVASADKKC from the exons ATGTCAGATGTGTACATGTGTGAG CTTGAAGATAATTTGTGGGATGACTTTGGTGGGAGTGACGATCATATAGTGCCTCATCATGGCAATGAATGTGAGGATCGAATTGCTGTACAGGGTGATAGCTGTAAGAAGCCACAAGGTGTAGGAATTGGTGTTGCAAGTAATGCTGCCAATGAAACTAAATATGGTACACGAGGCAAGGAGGAAAGGAGTTCACCAATATTGACCAAGAAAGACACGATGTTGGAAAAGGATTCATGGTCTCAAACACCTGATGGCATGTTTCCTTCTTCATGTGATGGCGACTCGCTTAATGGAGTAACAATTATGGAATCTGATGATACGAGGATGCCCAGCCATTGTTTAAAAAGTGAGAAGATAGATTCTGGTGGCAGTGAGTTTTGTGTGGATGATTCTATCTTGGGTGAGAAGTGTGCTGCAGTTGAGAACAACTTGTACTGTTATCCACTCAGTAACATATCCCAAACAGATAATGATCTGAGTTTTTTAGACAATGAATGTGAAGGCGAAGAAAGCAATGATCTCTTATCCAGTTGGTGGCCGAATATAGAAAATTTTGAGGATGTTGACAGGATGTTTAG AAGTTGTGATTCAAGTTTTGGGCTAGggtcacttagtaatgaagacGATTTGTGCTGGTTCTCATCTTCACATGCTGCTGAAGTATCTGAAGATGCATTGAAATCTGACAAGTTTATAGGTCATGAGGCAAGCATCTTCAAAAGTATTTCAGAATGTGATGAAACGTCCAGTCCAAAAAGTGCATGTCTTCCGATCAATTATCCCAACAAGAAAAGTGTTTCTATACGTGGTGAAATGAATTCTTATACTTCACATATTGACGACCCTGCTTCCCTTGGTCAGTTATCATTTCTGAATGGGTCTGATACGAAAACTGAGCATAGGGATGACTTAATGCCTAAAGAACAG AGGAATGTGCATAGAAAGAAGTCCAAGAACCAGAgccaaatggaaagaaaaaggaaagatcgATATCTGGAAAATGGTGATTCTTTTCACTATTATGGTAAACATGCGGATCTGGGTCATCACTATGGAGACTCATTGTGTGAAGTTTTTTCTCCCCCTGGAAATCATCAACATAAGCAAAACGTAGGACCTGATACTTCGTGTTATATTCGGACACAGATACCCTGTATGCACCTGGAATGTAGTCATCCTTCAGATAAAGTTTCAGTTTGTCCAGCTCCATTAGGTAACAAATTTGAAAACAGTGGCCATGCATATTCTCCCAAGGAGTCTTCCTATGCATCAAATCCAGTCCAGTCCATGGAGAGCTCTCATTGCCCTTCATTTGAGGTTCCAGCAAAAACAGTCAATGAAAAGAGAGACCAGCTATGCCAGGATTTACAAACTCCTACGACTAGGAAGTTTAAAAATGTTGATATGTCTGCTCCGATGGAATTTTGTCATCCTGTTTCAGCTCATAAGCAAGTTCAGCACTCTGAAAATGAGGTTGAAGTTCATAGTGAAATCGAAGGAGTTAGTGTAGGAATTCCTACAGACTTGGATTCTTCAAATGTACAGGAGAGCTCTTGCATGAGCtctgtggtggatgaaatctcaCTAGAAGCGACTAATTTTCGCCAGCTTCAAAAAGTGATGGAAAAG TTGGATATCAGGACTAAACTGTGTATAAGGGATAGTCTGTACCGCTTGGCTAGGAGTGCTGAGCAAAGGCATAATTGTGCAAATTTGATTGGTGGCAATGGAGATGGCAGAGATGCAAGTAGAGCACTGGCATTTCAAGAAACAAA GTGCACTGGATTTGTGGATATGGAAACGGGTACCAATCCCATAGATCGCTCTATAGCACACCTACTGTTTCACAGGCCCTCTGATGCATCCGTAATGCCTACCAACAATACCGTCTCTCTTAGGTCTCAAGGCTCG ATTCATGGGTCTGATAATAGTCCACCTGTGATGGCTGAGACACAAGTTCTCCAGGAAGATAGTGTTGCCAGTGCAGATAAAAAATGCTGA
- the LOC122310957 gene encoding protein LNK1 isoform X3, with product MLEKDSWSQTPDGMFPSSCDGDSLNGVTIMESDDTRMPSHCLKSEKIDSGGSEFCVDDSILGEKCAAVENNLYCYPLSNISQTDNDLSFLDNECEGEESNDLLSSWWPNIENFEDVDRMFRSCDSSFGLGSLSNEDDLCWFSSSHAAEVSEDALKSDKFIGHEASIFKSISECDETSSPKSACLPINYPNKKSVSIRGEMNSYTSHIDDPASLGQLSFLNGSDTKTEHRDDLMPKEQRNVHRKKSKNQSQMERKRKDRYLENGDSFHYYGKHADLGHHYGDSLCEVFSPPGNHQHKQNVGPDTSCYIRTQIPCMHLECSHPSDKVSVCPAPLGNKFENSGHAYSPKESSYASNPVQSMESSHCPSFEVPAKTVNEKRDQLCQDLQTPTTRKFKNVDMSAPMEFCHPVSAHKQVQHSENEVEVHSEIEGVSVGIPTDLDSSNVQESSCMSSVVDEISLEATNFRQLQKVMEKLDIRTKLCIRDSLYRLARSAEQRHNCANLIGGNGDGRDASRALAFQETNKCTGFVDMETGTNPIDRSIAHLLFHRPSDASVMPTNNTVSLRSQGSIHGSDNSPPVMAETQVLQEDSVASADKKC from the exons ATGTTGGAAAAGGATTCATGGTCTCAAACACCTGATGGCATGTTTCCTTCTTCATGTGATGGCGACTCGCTTAATGGAGTAACAATTATGGAATCTGATGATACGAGGATGCCCAGCCATTGTTTAAAAAGTGAGAAGATAGATTCTGGTGGCAGTGAGTTTTGTGTGGATGATTCTATCTTGGGTGAGAAGTGTGCTGCAGTTGAGAACAACTTGTACTGTTATCCACTCAGTAACATATCCCAAACAGATAATGATCTGAGTTTTTTAGACAATGAATGTGAAGGCGAAGAAAGCAATGATCTCTTATCCAGTTGGTGGCCGAATATAGAAAATTTTGAGGATGTTGACAGGATGTTTAG AAGTTGTGATTCAAGTTTTGGGCTAGggtcacttagtaatgaagacGATTTGTGCTGGTTCTCATCTTCACATGCTGCTGAAGTATCTGAAGATGCATTGAAATCTGACAAGTTTATAGGTCATGAGGCAAGCATCTTCAAAAGTATTTCAGAATGTGATGAAACGTCCAGTCCAAAAAGTGCATGTCTTCCGATCAATTATCCCAACAAGAAAAGTGTTTCTATACGTGGTGAAATGAATTCTTATACTTCACATATTGACGACCCTGCTTCCCTTGGTCAGTTATCATTTCTGAATGGGTCTGATACGAAAACTGAGCATAGGGATGACTTAATGCCTAAAGAACAG AGGAATGTGCATAGAAAGAAGTCCAAGAACCAGAgccaaatggaaagaaaaaggaaagatcgATATCTGGAAAATGGTGATTCTTTTCACTATTATGGTAAACATGCGGATCTGGGTCATCACTATGGAGACTCATTGTGTGAAGTTTTTTCTCCCCCTGGAAATCATCAACATAAGCAAAACGTAGGACCTGATACTTCGTGTTATATTCGGACACAGATACCCTGTATGCACCTGGAATGTAGTCATCCTTCAGATAAAGTTTCAGTTTGTCCAGCTCCATTAGGTAACAAATTTGAAAACAGTGGCCATGCATATTCTCCCAAGGAGTCTTCCTATGCATCAAATCCAGTCCAGTCCATGGAGAGCTCTCATTGCCCTTCATTTGAGGTTCCAGCAAAAACAGTCAATGAAAAGAGAGACCAGCTATGCCAGGATTTACAAACTCCTACGACTAGGAAGTTTAAAAATGTTGATATGTCTGCTCCGATGGAATTTTGTCATCCTGTTTCAGCTCATAAGCAAGTTCAGCACTCTGAAAATGAGGTTGAAGTTCATAGTGAAATCGAAGGAGTTAGTGTAGGAATTCCTACAGACTTGGATTCTTCAAATGTACAGGAGAGCTCTTGCATGAGCtctgtggtggatgaaatctcaCTAGAAGCGACTAATTTTCGCCAGCTTCAAAAAGTGATGGAAAAG TTGGATATCAGGACTAAACTGTGTATAAGGGATAGTCTGTACCGCTTGGCTAGGAGTGCTGAGCAAAGGCATAATTGTGCAAATTTGATTGGTGGCAATGGAGATGGCAGAGATGCAAGTAGAGCACTGGCATTTCAAGAAACAAACAA GTGCACTGGATTTGTGGATATGGAAACGGGTACCAATCCCATAGATCGCTCTATAGCACACCTACTGTTTCACAGGCCCTCTGATGCATCCGTAATGCCTACCAACAATACCGTCTCTCTTAGGTCTCAAGGCTCG ATTCATGGGTCTGATAATAGTCCACCTGTGATGGCTGAGACACAAGTTCTCCAGGAAGATAGTGTTGCCAGTGCAGATAAAAAATGCTGA
- the LOC122310960 gene encoding uncharacterized protein LOC122310960: MSLSLLQGYSSAEEEAQEQEPHHAHLHYPNSSGDDDDDEDEASAARNHSVRRKSFVELPQPSSVSGLPSALDVFSQVSEPPAFLNNSVEEHGSAKDVDQNEGRRGGRRNRKEKKDLPPGAVVEAKAQLVGIHERVRSDIEGSQPPASTASSTMQGSKRVATAANPNAEDAADLLRMCLQCGIPKTYSNARGMVCPVCGDRPHDDASNEPKKKGSVIKDKEKSKRMKGQSSHATWKSETEMQLRQQFD, encoded by the exons ATGAGCTTGTCGCTCCTCCAAGGTTATTCTTCAGCAGAAGAAGAAGCACAAGAACAAGAACCCCACCATGCCCATCTCCATTACCCTAACTCTTCCGGCGACGATGATGACGACGAAGACGAAGCCTCCGCCGCCCGTAACCATTCGGTCCGTAGGAAGTCCTTCGTTGAACTCCCCCAACCCTCCTCTGTATCCGGCCTTCCTTCCGCTCTCGATGTATTCTCCCAA GTTTCGGAACCGCCGGCATTTCTGAACAATAGCGTGGAGGAACATGGTTCCGCTAAAGACGTGGATCAGAATGAAGGGAGGCGCGGCGGCCGCAGGAACCGCAAGGAGAAGAAAGACTTACCTCCCG GTGCTGTGGTTGAGGCCAAAGCCCAACTAGTTGGAATCCATGAGCGAGTAAGAAGTGATATTGAGGGTAGCCAACCTCCTGCATCAACAGCTTCAAGCACAATGCAAGGAAGCAAGCGCGTGGCCACTGCAGCCAATCCTAATGCAGAGGATGCTGCTGACCTACTGAG GATGTGCTTGCAATGTGGAATTCCCAAGACTTACTCGAATGCAAGAGGAATGGTCTGCCCAGTTTGTGGTGATCGCCCACATGATGATGCTAGCAATGAGCCCAAGAAGAAGGGGTCTGTCATCAAAGACAAGGAGAAGAGTAAGAGGATGAAAGGCCAATCATCTCATGCCACATGGAAAAGTGAAACAGAGATGCAACTTCGCCAGCAGTTTGATTAG